The genomic stretch ATAAACTCTGTCAGAATTTCCACGGAGCCTTTAATATCTATCATGATTCCCACGCGCCTCCAAAAACCGAATATAGGAAAATTTTATCGCCAATCAACAAATTTGTGACATCAACATGGTTTAGACGATATTGACTTTCCGATATTATTGGTCTATATTCACAAATTAAATACGAAGGGAGAAATATGGCATCAGTAAACAAAGCAATATTAATTGGCAATCTGGGCGCTGACCCGGAATTGCGCTATACCTCATCGGGGCAGGCGGTGGCGAATTTTAGTATGGCTACTACCGAAAAATGGCGGGATAAAGACGGACAGATGCAGGAATCAACCGAATGGCATCGAATTGTTCTCTGGGCAAGACAGGCTGAAGTCGCCAAGGAGTATCTTAAAAAAGGAAGTTCGGTTTATATCGAAGGCAGAATTCAAACTCGCAATTATGAAGATAAAGACGGAGTCAAGCGCTATATTACCGAAATTGTCGGCCAAAGAATGCAATTTTTGGGCTCACGGGGCACTGCCTCCGATAGCGGTCCGTCGGAACCGCCGCCAGCTCCCCCAGCCGATATTGATACCGAAGACGACGACCTGCCCTTCTAAAATATTTTCTATCAAAATAATTCGTCGGATTCAATAACCTGAGAAACTTCAGCTATTGTTTATTAAAGGAGAAAGGGATCGCATTTTGCCAAAATCTGCCGTTATTTGTGAGTGTGTATTACTGATTTTTCTTCTATATAGCAATATTAAGTCTTCACAGAGTGTGGTATCAAAAGACGGTAATTTAGAATTCCGAAAGAGCGAACAGGATTTCAGACCAATGGGAACTTACCAGATAGCTCTGGCTGATCTTGATGACGACGGTGACATGGATGCCGTTTTTTCGAACATGCATGCCCGGACTCTCATCCTGTTTAATGACGGTTTTGGCAATTACCTGGAATCGGACCAGATATTTTCACAAGGCTATGCCGGTGTCGAGGCGAGAGACATTGATCGTGACCATGATCTGGATCTGTTGTTTGGTCCCAGCCACGAAGTTTATACTAGAAGTCCATTATATCTGAATAACGGCACTGGTGTTTTTGAAGAGGGACAACTTGATGTTCGAGGTACTGGTATTTTCACTATTGGCGCACATTTGGTCGATGTAGACGGCGATGGCGATTTGGATGCCCTCTTCCAAAAGGCTAGGGAAACAATTCTGTATATAAATGATGGTAAAAGTAATTTCAGCTTAAGTAGTGCCACTTATCCGGATATGTCAGTCTTCTGCGATCTGAATGACGATGGATTTGTTGACATTTTTGCCAGAGAGGTCGGGCAGGGCTTCCGGGTCTATCTTAACAACGGGGATGGCGAATTCTCCAAATTTTGCTTTTTTGAAAACCGAATATTACTCCGTTGCTCGACCGTCTTTGCAGACGTCGATAATGATGGTGACCCTGATGCAATCTATACCAATGGTGAGGGGAAATTATATCCTTCCGGAATTCTACTAAATGACGGCACTGGCAGGTTTGTCGAAAGCAATCAGGAATTGCCCTCTGTTGATATGAGCTGGGTCTGCACAAATGATCTGAATGGTGATGGCTGGGTTGATCTTGTTTTCACTGATTGGGGCAGACCATGTCAGGTCTGGATTAATGATGGTGCAGGAAAGTTTGAAGACTCGGGTATCAGATTTGCGGGGAAAGGACGTATTGCTTGCTGTGAGATTGCTGATATTGACAATGACGGTGATAATGACGTCTTCATTGGGAACTACACCGACGGCACTAATACTATTTGGTTTAATCAAACCTATGTTTCGCAAGCAATTGATGGCAAACGTTGATTAGTATTGACAGCCAAACGCCCATGACAGTGTATTAAATTCCAAAATATCGACCCAGGGCGGACTGATGCTTGGATAATTCGGGGTATTGAGGAAAGATTAGGGGCAACCTCCGCCATATTTGCATCGGGATATGGATATTTTTCAGAAATGTCAATTCAGTATCTATTGAGTATTCATTTTAGTCGAATTGCCCACCCATTTTGCAATTGGAGAAAATAGTTGACATAGACGGATTTGGTCGATATAATGAACATTAATGAGGGTAGATTTTATCCTCATTAGGCGATAGAAAAAGTATTTATGAAAAAAGTACCTCAGCAAATAATTCCTCTGGCCATAATCTTTATTGTGGCGATTGCCGCGCTTGTTACCGCTCGTCATTTTTTTGTTCCCGAAACGTTTGGCGATTATGGACATTACCGAGCGGCATCGGTCGATGAGATAGCCTCTCAGGAAGTAGTTTATGCGGGAAGCATCATTTGTAATGATTGCCATGACGATATATACGAAACAAAGATGAATTTCGATCATCGTGGTGTTTCTTGTGAAGTATGCCATGGCCCGGCTATGGCTCATACCGAAGAACCGGATGAGTATACTCCTCGAATTCCGCGGATCCGCAATCAGTGCACAATTTGTCATGGATATAATTCGGCCCGTCCCTCCGGCTTTCCTCAGGTTGTGGAAGAGGTCCATAATCCCGGCAGACCTTGTCTTGAATGTCATAATCCCCATAAACCGCTTCTGCCAAGAGCACCTCAGGCTTGTGATGCCTGCCATCGTGAAATTGCTCTCCAGAAAGCGGTTTCCCATCATACCAGTCTGGAATGTAAGACTTGCCATGATGCCCCGCCCGATCATATGAGCAATCCCCGCTTCGCCCGGGCTCAAAAACCGACATCGAGAGCTCTCTGCGGTAAATGTCATGACACCGAGGCCGACGTGTCGAGGGGTATACCGCGAATTAAATTAGCAACTCACAATGAAAATTATCTTTGCTGGGACTGTCATTATCCACATCATCCGGAGGCCAGATAATGGAACAGGATAAACCGAAAATTCAACGACGAGATTTTTTGCGATCCTGCTTTAAAAAATTGCCGGTACTGGTTTCAGCCGCCTATATAATTTCTCCCGACGAACTTCTGGCGTCTGCTTCCGATGACTACAATCCGGACGAACATAATTATGCTATGGGCATTAGTATTCATAAATGTATCGGTTGCGGACGGTGCGCCGATGCCTGCAAAACCGAAAATAAAGTGCCTCGCGATGAACACTTTTTTAGAACTTGGATTGAGAGGTATATTATCCCACCCGATGGGGAAGCCGAAGTCGATAGTCCAAACGGAGGAATTGACGGATTTCCAAAAGCGGATGAGAAAAAAGAAATTCTCAGAACCTACTTTGTCCCCAAATTATGTAACCATTGCGAAAATCCGCCTTGCGTCCAGGTTTGTCCGGTCGGAGCGACATATACCAGCCGCGACGGCGTTGTTCTCGTTGATAGCAGTTATTGCGTGGGATGTCGTTATTGTATCCAGGCCTGCCCCTACGGAGCTCGGTACCTGCATCCGGAAACACACACGGCCGATAAATGTACATTTTGTTACCATCGCATCGTCAAAGGGATGCGTCCTGCCTGCGTAGAAGTCTGTCCGACCCAGGCGCGCGTCTTTGGTGAAATCGGGAAGCGCAATAGCCCCCTGCATCGATTTATTCGATTTAACGATACCATTGTCCTGAAACAATGGCTTAACACCAAACCCAAAGTATATTATTCCGGAGCCGATGGAGAAGTGAGATAAATATGGAGACTATTCTGGCCAATGCCGTCGAAGCCATAGCCGGCGCCACCGGGTATATATATCCCAATGAATTTGAACTCCACTGGGGCATACTCATTGTCGTTTATCCTTATCTCACGGGACTCGTGGCGGGAGCTTTTATTTTGGCGTCGCTCGAAAGAGTTTTTAAAGTTAGCGCCCTGATTCCCGTTTATCGCCTGTCTTTATTAACGGCGCTGTCATTTCTTCTAATTGCTCCCTTGCCGCTTTTGGCGCACCTGGGTAGGCCGGAACGAGCCCTGGAGATGTTTTTGACGCCGCACACCAAGTCGGCCATGGCCATGTTCGGTTTTGTTTATGTCTGGTATCTGATGGTCGTTCTGCTTTTGGAACTTTGGTTTGATTACCGTCAGGATATCATCAATTGGGCCAGAAAAAGCACCGGCCTGAAAAAATATTTTTATTACGCGCTAAGTCTGGGTTCTACCAGTACTTCCGATGAAGCCCTGGCCTTCGACGCCAAAGCGGGCAGGTTTATTACCCTGATCGGTATCCCTTCCGCGTTTTTATTACACGGATACGTTGGATTTATTTTCGGCTCCGTCAAAGCCAATCCGTGGTGGAGCAGCGTTTTGATGCCAATTGTATTTCTGTTTTCGGCGATTGTCTCCGGTATTGCTCTAATGGTCCTGATATACATGGTAACGACCATGTTCCGCTGGAAACGAATTAATATGGACTGCCTCAATAAGCTGGGCCTGTTCCTGATTGTCGCCATGATTGTTGATTTTTCACTGGAGCTTCTGGACTTTATCCAGCGGCTTTATGAGTCAGAAGAATCGATAAATATCCTGTCATCGATGATTTCTAACCGGCTCTTTATCAGTCTGATAATCAGTCAGATTATTATCGGCAGTATAGCGCCCATGGCCGCGCTGGTCATGGCTCGTTTCAGAAAAGTACCCGATGAAATGAAGCGGATGCTCTATTTTATCGCTGCCATTTTGATTCAGGTCGGTATCTTCAGCACTCGTTGGAATGTCGTTCTGGGCGGCCAACTGTTTTCCAAAAGCCTGCGTGGCTTGACTACTTATAAACTGGAAATGTTCGGGCTTGAGGGTCTCTTTGTCTCGATAGTGTTGTTAATCATGCCCTTTGTGATTTTGTTCGTACTCGTAAAAATCCTTCCTCCGTGGGAAGGAGGTCATCACGAACCGATGAGACTCGCCCCAGCAGAAAGCAAAAAATAGATTAATTCTCAGACGAAACTTTTCGCGCCGGTTTTAAGCCGGCGTTTTTATATCAATTATAATTTCTCAAGATCATCAGGCTCATTAATTGTGCACGGTAGATGTTCGCATGATTCCCGAAAATGGGTTTGTTTCCTCAGATTAACGTTTTTGGTCATATCAAATCGGTGTTAAATACGACAGGCACACGCTTGTTTTTCTTCAGGGATTTTTGAAAGCGGCCAAGTTCCCAGCATAAGCGGGGGACACGCCGCACGAAAACAGGCTTTCGCCTGTGTCATTTCCATGAAGGCCCCGAAGGGGTCACTGCGGGAATCCAGAAGAGTTATCCACATTTGCATTTTCAAAAATTCCTTGTAATGGTAAATAACAGTTAAGTCTACAGCGAATTGGATTCGTTTTGTCCTTTTTTGTTTTTTTGGATTTGGCCCTTTCCCCTCAAATCGCACACGCACGGCAATAGATTTATATCATCTATAGGAGCGGGTGATTTCAGAAACAGGGGTTGAATTGAGTGGTAATTGTGGATGATTTATGCGGGAATGCACCCGTTCCCGTTTCACGGGTGGACAATGGGCCACTGGGTCAAAGCTTTGCTGTGGATTAAGCCCATGCCAACATTTTCCCTACCAACCCACCATTAATTAAAAAACATCCCCTTTCTTATGGAATTGACCAGAAGGAGGGAGTATGTACATGAGTCAAAACAAATTGAGGCCAATTGGTTTTTCAGATAGTTTATT from Candidatus Zixiibacteriota bacterium encodes the following:
- a CDS encoding single-stranded DNA-binding protein, with translation MASVNKAILIGNLGADPELRYTSSGQAVANFSMATTEKWRDKDGQMQESTEWHRIVLWARQAEVAKEYLKKGSSVYIEGRIQTRNYEDKDGVKRYITEIVGQRMQFLGSRGTASDSGPSEPPPAPPADIDTEDDDLPF
- a CDS encoding VCBS repeat-containing protein, encoding MGTYQIALADLDDDGDMDAVFSNMHARTLILFNDGFGNYLESDQIFSQGYAGVEARDIDRDHDLDLLFGPSHEVYTRSPLYLNNGTGVFEEGQLDVRGTGIFTIGAHLVDVDGDGDLDALFQKARETILYINDGKSNFSLSSATYPDMSVFCDLNDDGFVDIFAREVGQGFRVYLNNGDGEFSKFCFFENRILLRCSTVFADVDNDGDPDAIYTNGEGKLYPSGILLNDGTGRFVESNQELPSVDMSWVCTNDLNGDGWVDLVFTDWGRPCQVWINDGAGKFEDSGIRFAGKGRIACCEIADIDNDGDNDVFIGNYTDGTNTIWFNQTYVSQAIDGKR
- a CDS encoding cytochrome c3 family protein translates to MKKVPQQIIPLAIIFIVAIAALVTARHFFVPETFGDYGHYRAASVDEIASQEVVYAGSIICNDCHDDIYETKMNFDHRGVSCEVCHGPAMAHTEEPDEYTPRIPRIRNQCTICHGYNSARPSGFPQVVEEVHNPGRPCLECHNPHKPLLPRAPQACDACHREIALQKAVSHHTSLECKTCHDAPPDHMSNPRFARAQKPTSRALCGKCHDTEADVSRGIPRIKLATHNENYLCWDCHYPHHPEAR
- a CDS encoding 4Fe-4S dicluster domain-containing protein translates to MEQDKPKIQRRDFLRSCFKKLPVLVSAAYIISPDELLASASDDYNPDEHNYAMGISIHKCIGCGRCADACKTENKVPRDEHFFRTWIERYIIPPDGEAEVDSPNGGIDGFPKADEKKEILRTYFVPKLCNHCENPPCVQVCPVGATYTSRDGVVLVDSSYCVGCRYCIQACPYGARYLHPETHTADKCTFCYHRIVKGMRPACVEVCPTQARVFGEIGKRNSPLHRFIRFNDTIVLKQWLNTKPKVYYSGADGEVR
- the nrfD gene encoding NrfD/PsrC family molybdoenzyme membrane anchor subunit; the encoded protein is METILANAVEAIAGATGYIYPNEFELHWGILIVVYPYLTGLVAGAFILASLERVFKVSALIPVYRLSLLTALSFLLIAPLPLLAHLGRPERALEMFLTPHTKSAMAMFGFVYVWYLMVVLLLELWFDYRQDIINWARKSTGLKKYFYYALSLGSTSTSDEALAFDAKAGRFITLIGIPSAFLLHGYVGFIFGSVKANPWWSSVLMPIVFLFSAIVSGIALMVLIYMVTTMFRWKRINMDCLNKLGLFLIVAMIVDFSLELLDFIQRLYESEESINILSSMISNRLFISLIISQIIIGSIAPMAALVMARFRKVPDEMKRMLYFIAAILIQVGIFSTRWNVVLGGQLFSKSLRGLTTYKLEMFGLEGLFVSIVLLIMPFVILFVLVKILPPWEGGHHEPMRLAPAESKK